The Fulvivirga ligni genome window below encodes:
- a CDS encoding aspartate aminotransferase family protein, translating into MEFSHDVFLKKLAQTTHFPILLDIARAEGSYMYAPDGTSYLDMISGVGVSNIGHRHPHVVKRIKEQVDKHLHVMVYGEFVQSASNLLAAKLTSVLPSNLNCCYFTNSGTEANEGALKLAKRYTGRSEIISFRGSYHGSTHGSLSVSGNETKKRAFRPLLPDVKFINFNVMADLENITEKTACVIMETIQGDAGVRIPSQEYMKALRAKCTETGTVLIFDEIQTGIGRTGKLFGFEHYDVVPDVITSAKGLGGGLPIGTFIASYEMMDSLAHDPMLGHITTFGGNPVCCASALAVLEAIENENMLEEVERKGQLIESLLQHSKILEIRRKGLMFAIDFPTQEDVFKIAKYCLERGVLTFWFLSIPNSFRIAPPINISYEDIQKGCKIIKEAFDQI; encoded by the coding sequence ATGGAATTTAGCCACGATGTATTTCTCAAAAAGCTAGCTCAGACTACGCACTTCCCTATTTTATTAGATATAGCAAGAGCTGAAGGCAGCTATATGTATGCTCCAGACGGCACCTCATACCTTGATATGATATCAGGTGTGGGCGTTAGCAACATTGGCCATCGTCATCCGCACGTGGTGAAACGCATCAAAGAACAAGTAGATAAGCATTTGCATGTAATGGTTTATGGAGAGTTTGTACAATCAGCATCCAATTTGCTGGCAGCCAAACTTACCAGCGTTTTACCTTCCAATCTCAACTGTTGTTATTTTACTAATAGTGGCACTGAGGCCAATGAAGGTGCCCTTAAACTAGCTAAAAGATACACTGGAAGATCTGAAATTATATCATTCAGAGGATCTTATCATGGCAGTACTCATGGCTCCTTAAGTGTATCAGGTAATGAAACTAAAAAGAGAGCTTTCAGACCGCTATTGCCCGATGTTAAGTTCATCAATTTCAATGTAATGGCTGACCTTGAGAACATTACTGAAAAGACTGCCTGCGTTATCATGGAGACCATACAAGGGGATGCCGGGGTGCGCATACCATCACAAGAGTATATGAAAGCGCTGCGAGCCAAGTGTACAGAAACTGGTACAGTTTTAATCTTTGATGAAATACAAACTGGTATCGGCCGTACTGGCAAGCTATTCGGATTTGAGCATTATGATGTGGTTCCAGATGTAATTACCAGTGCTAAGGGCTTGGGCGGTGGATTGCCCATAGGTACATTCATTGCCTCTTACGAAATGATGGATTCACTAGCTCATGATCCTATGCTGGGGCACATCACCACTTTTGGCGGAAACCCTGTATGTTGTGCATCTGCACTGGCAGTGCTTGAAGCCATAGAAAATGAAAACATGCTTGAGGAAGTAGAAAGGAAAGGTCAACTCATTGAAAGCCTGCTCCAGCATTCTAAAATATTAGAAATAAGACGTAAGGGACTCATGTTCGCCATAGACTTCCCTACTCAGGAAGATGTGTTTAAAATAGCGAAATACTGTTTGGAAAGAGGCGTACTCACCTTCTGGTTCTTATCCATACCAAACAGCTTCCGAATTGCCCCTCCTATCAACATTTCGTATGAAGATATCCAAAAGGGTTGTAAGATCATTAAAGAGGCCTTTGATCAAATATGA
- a CDS encoding NADH-quinone oxidoreductase subunit N: protein MSNLHDKLSIITESLQFFLPEIAIVIAIIVVLIAGLFKSGKLEGFYRAISLLALVGIALLLINQWHYWNDAESGLPLFNNMLRLDAAAVFWKIIFVSGAIFTVLMGYYNQHLKDKSSEYYVLIFSILLGANVLVMAHNLLTIYLAIELLSISAYILTAFSFNSASKEAAIKYLLFGAAASGVMLYGMSWIYAMTGTLSFDNMQFVEKLLMAHSLPFTIATVLTLAGLLYKISAAPMHIWAPDVYTAAPTPIAAYFSIVPKLAGMGILMKWIMSIQLFGNAPVSWIAILSVIAMLTITIGNFSALWQNNVKRILAYSSIAHSGFLLIGLVAFSETAYRAILFYSFVYLLMNMAAFLFINEAERKLGYTKLEDYKGMVNSHPAFAIAMVIVMISLTGLPPTVGFTGKFLLFSSLWESYSHSGNDWAFYLLIFGLLNTVISLFYYLKLPYFIIFKKSEIQKEGQLIFSLQNFLGFFLVVALLLLFFKPDSLMRIINSVSFAF, encoded by the coding sequence GTGAGCAATTTACACGACAAGCTATCGATCATAACAGAAAGCCTTCAATTCTTTCTGCCGGAAATAGCCATAGTTATAGCCATTATAGTTGTGCTTATTGCTGGTCTTTTTAAATCAGGAAAATTAGAAGGTTTTTATAGAGCTATTTCTCTGTTGGCTTTGGTAGGAATAGCCCTGCTGCTTATTAATCAATGGCATTATTGGAATGATGCTGAGTCAGGGTTGCCATTATTCAATAATATGCTCCGTTTGGATGCTGCTGCCGTTTTCTGGAAGATAATCTTCGTATCTGGAGCCATCTTTACGGTTCTTATGGGGTATTATAATCAGCATTTGAAAGATAAGAGCAGTGAGTATTATGTGCTCATTTTCAGTATCCTTTTAGGTGCCAATGTTTTGGTGATGGCGCACAACCTACTCACCATCTATCTGGCTATAGAGCTTCTATCTATCTCTGCTTATATTTTAACAGCATTTTCATTTAATAGTGCATCGAAGGAGGCCGCTATTAAATACTTACTTTTTGGTGCGGCAGCTTCAGGAGTTATGCTCTACGGCATGTCATGGATTTATGCTATGACCGGCACTTTGAGCTTTGATAATATGCAGTTTGTAGAAAAGTTGCTTATGGCTCATAGCCTGCCTTTCACCATTGCTACTGTACTCACATTGGCTGGATTGCTTTATAAGATTTCTGCTGCACCCATGCATATTTGGGCTCCGGATGTTTACACAGCGGCACCAACGCCTATAGCTGCTTATTTCTCCATAGTTCCTAAACTAGCGGGAATGGGTATCCTTATGAAATGGATCATGTCCATACAGCTATTTGGCAATGCTCCGGTGAGCTGGATAGCTATCCTATCAGTGATTGCCATGCTCACCATTACCATTGGTAATTTCAGTGCTCTATGGCAAAATAATGTTAAGCGTATTCTGGCTTACTCATCTATTGCTCATTCAGGATTTTTGTTAATTGGCCTGGTAGCCTTTAGCGAAACAGCCTATAGAGCTATACTATTTTACTCGTTCGTTTATCTTTTGATGAATATGGCTGCTTTTCTATTCATCAATGAGGCAGAGCGTAAGTTAGGGTATACCAAGTTGGAAGATTATAAGGGTATGGTAAATTCACACCCTGCCTTTGCTATTGCCATGGTGATAGTGATGATATCATTAACAGGACTACCGCCAACGGTGGGCTTTACAGGTAAGTTTTTGCTGTTTAGTTCATTATGGGAGAGCTATAGTCATTCTGGAAATGACTGGGCTTTTTACCTGCTTATTTTTGGGTTGTTGAATACGGTGATATCATTATTTTACTATCTCAAGCTTCCTTATTTTATAATCTTTAAAAAATCTGAAATCCAGAAAGAAGGCCAATTAATATTCTCATTGCAGAATTTTTTAGGATTCTTTTTGGTTGTAGCGTTATTGTTATTATTCTTTAAACCAGATAGTTTGATGAGGATAATTAATAGTGTTAGCTTTGCATTTTAA
- a CDS encoding complex I subunit 4 family protein, with product MLNNYLLSILIFLPLVASLVVALLPGQFKNVFKYIALAIASVQTILAVVLYCAYDGSMAGVNDLNGFQFVENVPWFDISLSSLGHISADYLIGVDGLNMSMLLLSVVVMLIGTIASWNINQKEKGYFSLLLLLNGAILGCFLSLDFLLFYLFFEFMLLPMYFLIGLWGGVRREYASIKFFLYTLLGSVFILIVMIALNLSVIDPAATAVNAGLAESKLNVSGEVIGQVQQALATGQIEEQNMVHTFNMVHMANPANYIPGSIMDYKVVKMILGQEGRMLMFLLLFIGFAIKIPVVPLHTWLPDAHVEAPTPISVILAGVLLKIGGYGLMRTAFTIIPDGAVHYAWWMGLFGVISIIYGALNALASKDLKKMIAYSSVSHMGFVLLGLASVTTEGISGAVYQMVSHGVISAALFLIVGVIYERGHDRMIENYSGLVSKMPKYTIFAVIFFFASLGLPGFSGFIAEIFVLLGSFNSSMINGLLPKWMTVVAALGLVFSAAYYLWTIQRMFFGKFFTKIKLGESVLSDLNAREYLMLAPLVILALVMGIFPGFLLDIINQSVAVFTDLVTQHAAELVQQK from the coding sequence ATGCTTAATAATTATTTGCTTTCAATACTTATATTCTTGCCTCTGGTGGCGTCACTAGTGGTAGCCCTATTGCCAGGGCAGTTTAAGAATGTATTTAAATATATAGCACTGGCTATAGCATCTGTACAAACTATTTTGGCTGTGGTGTTGTATTGCGCTTATGATGGTTCAATGGCTGGTGTTAATGACCTCAATGGCTTTCAATTCGTCGAGAATGTACCATGGTTTGATATCAGCTTGTCATCACTTGGACACATTTCAGCTGACTACCTGATAGGAGTTGATGGTTTAAATATGAGCATGCTTCTACTGTCTGTGGTGGTGATGCTAATCGGTACCATCGCTTCATGGAATATCAACCAAAAGGAAAAAGGATATTTCAGTTTATTATTACTATTAAATGGAGCCATTTTAGGCTGTTTTCTATCGTTAGACTTCCTGTTATTTTATCTCTTCTTTGAATTTATGCTCTTGCCGATGTATTTCCTCATCGGATTATGGGGTGGTGTAAGAAGAGAATATGCCTCTATCAAGTTCTTTCTTTATACATTACTAGGCTCTGTATTTATCCTTATTGTGATGATAGCGCTGAACTTATCGGTTATAGATCCTGCAGCTACAGCTGTGAATGCAGGCCTGGCTGAAAGTAAGTTGAATGTTTCTGGCGAGGTAATAGGACAGGTTCAGCAAGCTCTGGCTACGGGGCAAATAGAAGAGCAGAACATGGTTCATACCTTTAATATGGTTCACATGGCCAATCCGGCAAACTATATTCCAGGATCCATCATGGATTATAAGGTAGTGAAGATGATACTGGGCCAGGAGGGAAGGATGCTTATGTTCTTATTGCTATTCATTGGCTTTGCCATTAAAATACCGGTAGTGCCTTTACATACCTGGTTGCCTGATGCTCACGTGGAGGCTCCAACTCCAATATCTGTGATCTTAGCAGGAGTGCTTCTGAAAATAGGTGGTTATGGTCTTATGCGTACGGCTTTTACCATCATCCCGGATGGTGCCGTTCACTATGCCTGGTGGATGGGGCTTTTTGGAGTAATATCTATCATTTATGGAGCCTTAAATGCATTGGCCAGCAAGGACCTGAAGAAGATGATTGCTTATTCATCTGTTTCTCACATGGGGTTTGTGCTGTTAGGCCTGGCTTCTGTTACTACCGAGGGGATCAGCGGAGCAGTTTATCAAATGGTGAGTCATGGTGTTATTTCGGCCGCGCTATTCTTAATTGTAGGTGTAATCTATGAAAGAGGACATGACAGAATGATTGAGAACTATTCCGGTCTTGTTTCTAAAATGCCTAAATACACCATTTTTGCCGTTATCTTTTTCTTTGCATCATTAGGTTTACCTGGTTTCTCAGGATTTATAGCCGAGATTTTTGTGCTGTTGGGTTCTTTCAACTCTAGCATGATCAATGGCCTTTTACCTAAATGGATGACAGTGGTAGCCGCGCTAGGTTTGGTGTTTAGTGCTGCCTACTATTTGTGGACTATCCAAAGAATGTTCTTCGGTAAGTTCTTTACTAAAATTAAGCTTGGTGAAAGTGTTCTTTCTGACCTTAATGCCAGAGAGTATTTAATGCTTGCGCCTCTTGTGATCCTGGCCTTGGTTATGGGGATATTTCCAGGATTTTTACTAGATATTATTAATCAGTCTGTAGCTGTATTCACAGATCTTGTTACACAGCATGCGGCAGAACTAGTTCAGCAGAAATAA
- a CDS encoding arylsulfatase: MKIRPLEKLRSSTTLKRFTLLLFVSFIGASCNSQLQSSKVEEADEATTSTKKDRPNIVVILADDLGYSDLGCYGGEINTPNLDKLAANGMRFTQFYNTSRCCPTRASLLTGLYSHQAGIGRMTMDTGKPGYRGFLKVNTVTVAEVLKQAGYNTGMVGKWHVSETPSLEHDKQLKWLAHQENYGPFSDTASYPTARGFDKYYGNIWGVVDYFDPFSLVNGKEQVMEVPEDYYHTDAISDSAVAYVDQFAKQDEPFFLYVAHCAPHWPLQARPEDIAKYKDKYKDGWQALRKARYKRQLELGLFDEEHAELPEWMFKDKNWETDPDQEWDANAMAVHAAMVDRMDQGIGKLIAKLEESGEMDNTLILFMSDNGASYERSSQYGPGFDRAGSTRDGKEVYFPVKKKHLSGPQTVNSAIGPQWAHSVNVPFRYWKSKVFEGGICTPMIAYWPDVIKDKNSINKEVGHVVDIMATCVDLAETQYPTTYKGKEITPEQGHSLVPIFKTGERPDPEFVFWEHFGSKAIRQGDWKLVQLDDNSPWQLYNLAEDRTELHNLADQHPDRVKAMEATWKEKADDYDVYPRP; encoded by the coding sequence TTGAAAATCAGACCCCTTGAAAAATTACGCTCTTCTACTACGCTAAAACGATTTACTCTTTTGCTTTTTGTTTCATTTATTGGCGCAAGCTGCAACAGTCAGCTCCAATCTTCTAAGGTGGAGGAAGCAGATGAAGCAACTACAAGTACAAAAAAAGATAGACCCAACATAGTGGTGATCCTTGCTGATGACCTTGGTTATTCGGATTTGGGATGTTATGGAGGCGAGATTAATACACCTAACCTGGATAAACTGGCGGCCAATGGTATGCGCTTTACTCAGTTTTATAATACATCGAGATGTTGCCCTACCCGAGCATCTTTACTTACTGGCCTTTATTCTCACCAGGCAGGAATAGGTAGAATGACTATGGATACTGGCAAACCCGGTTATAGAGGTTTCCTGAAAGTAAATACTGTGACAGTAGCAGAGGTTTTGAAACAGGCAGGCTATAACACAGGAATGGTTGGTAAATGGCATGTGTCAGAAACTCCAAGTCTGGAGCATGATAAGCAACTGAAATGGTTAGCCCATCAGGAGAATTATGGGCCGTTTTCAGATACAGCGTCTTATCCTACAGCACGAGGTTTCGATAAATATTATGGAAACATCTGGGGTGTAGTTGATTATTTTGATCCTTTTAGCCTGGTGAATGGCAAGGAGCAGGTGATGGAGGTGCCAGAGGATTATTATCATACTGATGCTATTTCAGATTCTGCGGTGGCATATGTAGACCAATTTGCTAAGCAGGATGAGCCATTCTTCTTGTATGTAGCGCACTGTGCACCTCACTGGCCATTGCAGGCACGTCCTGAAGATATTGCTAAGTATAAAGACAAGTATAAAGATGGCTGGCAGGCATTAAGAAAAGCGAGATATAAGAGACAGCTTGAGTTGGGCCTTTTCGACGAAGAGCATGCCGAATTACCTGAGTGGATGTTCAAAGATAAGAATTGGGAAACCGATCCGGATCAGGAGTGGGATGCAAATGCTATGGCTGTGCATGCTGCCATGGTAGATAGGATGGATCAGGGCATCGGTAAGCTAATTGCTAAGCTTGAGGAATCTGGAGAAATGGACAATACCTTAATTCTTTTTATGTCTGACAATGGTGCTAGCTACGAAAGATCTTCTCAATACGGTCCTGGATTTGATCGTGCAGGAAGTACGCGTGATGGTAAAGAAGTTTACTTCCCTGTAAAGAAGAAGCACTTATCAGGTCCGCAAACGGTGAACTCGGCCATAGGGCCACAGTGGGCTCATTCTGTGAACGTTCCTTTTAGGTATTGGAAGTCTAAGGTGTTTGAAGGAGGCATTTGTACACCAATGATTGCTTACTGGCCAGATGTGATAAAAGATAAAAACTCAATAAATAAAGAAGTAGGGCATGTGGTAGATATCATGGCTACTTGCGTGGATCTGGCTGAGACCCAGTATCCTACCACCTATAAGGGTAAAGAGATTACTCCTGAGCAGGGACACTCGTTAGTGCCTATTTTCAAAACAGGAGAGCGACCAGATCCTGAATTTGTATTCTGGGAGCACTTTGGCAGTAAGGCCATTCGTCAGGGAGATTGGAAGCTGGTCCAGCTAGATGATAACTCACCATGGCAGCTTTATAATCTTGCTGAGGACAGAACGGAATTACATAACCTGGCTGATCAGCACCCAGACAGGGTGAAGGCCATGGAAGCTACATGGAAAGAAAAGGCCGATGACTACGATGTGTATCCTCGACCTTAA
- a CDS encoding amidophosphoribosyltransferase, translated as MSDSIKHECGIAMVRLRKPLSYFIEKYGSPTYAVNKMYILMEKQRNRGQDGVGIANIKIGQKPGLRYISRYRSIDQEPIKSIFEKIAKKYKKASKEGKDNYYDETWMKENCAFTGELWLGHLRYGTHGKNSIENCHPFLRQNNWRSRNLVVAGNFNMTNVDHLFDILVKLGQHPKEKVDTVTVMEKIGHFLDEENNDIFRKYKEHYTNQEITEVIESELDLQKVLSRACKDFDGGYAMAGMVGHGDAFVARDPAGIRPAYYYADDEIVVVASEKPAIKTAFNVDYDQIKEIDPGHALIIKKDGEYSQKKFIEPIKKSSCSFERIYFSRGTDPDIYNERKNLGRLLVPQILKSINFDLKNTVFSYIPNTAETAFLGLLQGVEDYLSAKRKEVVLDGKPHMGNMEDFLSFRTRVEKIVLKDAKLRTFIADDEHRDEMVAHVYDTTYEVINKGKDTLVIVDDSIVRGTTLEKSILTMVNRLEPKKVVIVSSAPQIRFPDCYGIDMSKMSEFVAFRAMVELIKDYGKEDLLDEVYEFCKGALQRKENINHINKLWDQFTYEQISNKVAEIVKPEGMTAELEVIYQTVDNLHKACPNHSGDWYFTGNFPTPGGTRVANQSFVNYMEGKLVRAY; from the coding sequence ATGAGCGACAGCATTAAACACGAATGTGGTATAGCCATGGTCAGGCTCAGAAAACCACTTTCATACTTCATTGAAAAGTACGGATCACCCACCTACGCAGTAAACAAAATGTATATTTTGATGGAAAAGCAGCGCAACCGAGGCCAGGACGGGGTCGGGATCGCTAACATCAAAATCGGCCAAAAGCCGGGTTTAAGATACATTAGTAGGTATCGTTCTATTGACCAGGAACCGATAAAATCCATTTTCGAAAAGATTGCTAAGAAGTATAAAAAAGCTTCGAAGGAAGGAAAGGATAACTATTACGATGAAACCTGGATGAAAGAAAACTGTGCTTTCACCGGTGAGTTGTGGCTTGGTCACTTGCGTTATGGTACGCATGGAAAGAACAGCATTGAAAACTGTCATCCTTTTTTACGCCAGAATAACTGGAGAAGTCGTAACCTCGTAGTTGCGGGTAACTTCAATATGACTAACGTTGATCACCTTTTTGATATATTGGTGAAGCTAGGTCAGCACCCTAAAGAAAAAGTGGATACCGTAACCGTAATGGAAAAAATAGGCCACTTTTTGGATGAAGAGAATAACGATATCTTCAGAAAATACAAGGAGCACTACACCAATCAGGAGATCACTGAAGTAATTGAAAGTGAGCTTGATCTACAAAAAGTACTGAGTAGAGCTTGTAAAGATTTTGATGGTGGTTATGCCATGGCAGGTATGGTAGGGCATGGAGATGCTTTTGTAGCACGTGATCCTGCAGGTATTCGTCCCGCTTACTATTATGCTGATGATGAGATAGTTGTAGTAGCCTCAGAAAAGCCGGCTATTAAAACGGCTTTTAATGTTGATTATGATCAAATTAAAGAAATTGATCCTGGGCATGCATTGATAATAAAGAAGGATGGGGAATACAGCCAGAAGAAGTTCATAGAGCCTATAAAGAAGAGCTCATGTAGTTTCGAAAGAATCTACTTCTCCAGAGGTACTGACCCAGATATATATAACGAACGAAAGAATTTAGGCAGGTTGTTAGTGCCTCAGATTCTTAAGTCTATCAATTTCGATCTTAAAAACACTGTTTTCTCATACATCCCAAATACGGCAGAAACGGCTTTCTTAGGCTTATTACAAGGAGTTGAAGACTACCTGAGTGCCAAGAGAAAAGAGGTGGTGCTAGATGGAAAGCCTCACATGGGTAATATGGAAGATTTTCTTTCTTTCCGTACCAGAGTGGAGAAAATTGTATTAAAAGATGCCAAGCTCCGTACCTTCATTGCTGATGATGAGCATAGAGATGAAATGGTGGCTCATGTTTATGATACTACCTACGAAGTAATCAACAAGGGAAAAGATACTTTGGTAATTGTAGATGACTCCATTGTGAGAGGAACCACTCTTGAAAAGAGTATCCTAACTATGGTGAATCGTCTGGAGCCTAAAAAGGTGGTGATAGTGTCATCAGCTCCTCAAATACGTTTCCCTGATTGCTATGGAATAGATATGTCTAAGATGAGTGAGTTTGTAGCTTTTAGAGCTATGGTAGAACTCATTAAGGATTATGGTAAAGAGGATTTACTTGATGAGGTATATGAGTTTTGTAAAGGAGCACTTCAGCGCAAAGAAAATATAAATCATATCAATAAGCTTTGGGATCAGTTTACTTATGAGCAGATTTCTAACAAAGTGGCAGAGATAGTGAAACCAGAAGGTATGACCGCCGAGCTAGAGGTAATTTATCAAACTGTAGATAACCTTCACAAGGCTTGTCCTAATCATAGCGGAGATTGGTACTTTACAGGTAACTTCCCTACGCCTGGTGGAACCAGAGTAGCTAATCAGTCTTTTGTGAATTATATGGAAGGTAAGCTGGTAAGAGCTTACTAA
- a CDS encoding DUF2141 domain-containing protein, whose product MKSTLLILALMVAIGANAQNTVTLKVDVAGIKDNKGQLMVSLFNNSTDYLKKAYKVEKLDLSSGIKTIEFTDLEPGEYAVAVVHDENMNNTLDFGDMGPIEKYGFSNNAPSLYGPAEYSQTKVDLQEDKSISITVQ is encoded by the coding sequence ATGAAATCAACATTATTAATTTTAGCTCTAATGGTAGCCATAGGTGCTAATGCTCAGAATACAGTGACTTTAAAAGTAGATGTGGCAGGAATAAAAGATAATAAAGGTCAGTTAATGGTGAGCCTTTTTAATAACTCTACTGATTATTTAAAAAAGGCTTATAAAGTTGAAAAGCTGGATTTATCAAGTGGAATCAAAACCATAGAATTTACCGACTTAGAGCCCGGAGAATATGCCGTGGCAGTAGTTCATGATGAAAATATGAATAACACGCTGGATTTTGGAGATATGGGGCCAATAGAAAAGTATGGTTTCTCTAATAATGCTCCCAGCTTGTATGGACCCGCTGAGTATAGTCAAACAAAAGTAGACCTTCAGGAAGATAAATCTATCTCTATTACTGTTCAGTAA
- a CDS encoding RNA polymerase sigma factor, translating to MTKTAFLNIIEQNQNLIYKICRMYRDTKEDQEDLFQDIVYQLVKAFPEYRQEAKISTWMYRIALNTALATFRKKKVSLEYENEIPEKFHPHTSEGKSEKEELMYWALKQLSLTDRAIISLYLEDYNYDEIADVIGITNNYVGVKINRIKEKLKTLIARNHD from the coding sequence ATGACAAAAACTGCTTTTTTAAACATTATAGAACAAAACCAGAACCTGATTTATAAGATCTGCCGGATGTACCGAGACACTAAGGAAGATCAGGAGGATTTATTTCAGGACATTGTTTACCAGCTGGTTAAAGCCTTTCCGGAGTACAGACAAGAAGCTAAAATCAGTACCTGGATGTACCGCATAGCCTTAAACACCGCCCTGGCCACTTTCAGAAAGAAGAAGGTAAGCCTGGAGTATGAAAATGAAATACCTGAAAAGTTTCATCCTCACACTTCAGAGGGCAAATCAGAGAAGGAAGAGCTCATGTATTGGGCACTAAAGCAACTTTCACTTACTGATAGAGCCATTATTTCTCTCTACCTGGAAGACTATAATTATGACGAAATAGCCGATGTAATAGGTATTACCAATAATTACGTGGGAGTCAAAATCAATAGAATAAAAGAAAAACTTAAAACATTAATTGCAAGAAATCATGACTAG